A DNA window from Turicibacter sp. TJ11 contains the following coding sequences:
- the aroA gene encoding 3-phosphoshikimate 1-carboxyvinyltransferase, which produces MSLKGTIKVSGDKSITHRAIILSSLAKGKTVIHDPLLGEDCLSTLKIFNQFGVQSELQDNELIITSPGMDAFNYDETILDAGNSGTTARLLMGVLSNLSTTLTLIGDESLSKRPMKRVTQPLSQMGAQIELTNDSTLPATITGQSLVGITYELPVASAQVKSAIMLAGMLANKTTVIHEPIETRDHTEKMFEDFQIVYNKVNQVISINGPQRPVTPGDIYVPGDISSAAFFIVAALMVPGSDVTIENVGINPTRSGLIDVIQAMRGNLTLTNERYFGKELVADIRVKYTKDLVSTTIEGNLIPRLIDEIPILALLATRANGITVIKNAEELKVKETNRIDVTVEQLKAIGANIKSTSDGMIITGTPMGTFKAAPVASYKDHRIAMMLCVASLLIDEPLLIKDVEAMAISYPEFLDHLNHLLDKVS; this is translated from the coding sequence ATGTCATTAAAAGGAACGATTAAAGTATCAGGAGATAAATCAATTACTCATCGTGCCATTATTTTAAGTAGTTTAGCAAAAGGGAAAACGGTCATTCACGATCCATTACTTGGTGAGGATTGTTTGAGTACATTGAAAATTTTCAATCAATTTGGTGTTCAATCTGAGCTTCAAGATAATGAATTAATCATTACGAGTCCCGGAATGGATGCTTTTAACTACGATGAGACGATTTTAGATGCCGGAAATTCTGGAACCACTGCTCGTTTATTAATGGGGGTTTTATCTAACTTATCGACAACCCTTACATTAATAGGAGATGAATCCTTATCTAAACGCCCGATGAAACGTGTGACACAGCCCCTTTCCCAAATGGGAGCACAAATTGAATTAACCAATGATTCGACGTTACCAGCAACTATTACGGGTCAATCGTTAGTGGGAATCACTTATGAACTTCCTGTTGCAAGTGCTCAAGTTAAATCTGCTATTATGTTAGCGGGAATGTTAGCTAATAAAACGACAGTGATTCATGAGCCGATTGAAACGCGCGATCATACGGAAAAGATGTTTGAAGATTTTCAAATTGTCTATAATAAAGTGAACCAAGTGATTTCAATCAACGGACCACAACGCCCTGTCACACCAGGAGATATTTATGTTCCGGGTGATATTTCATCCGCGGCTTTTTTTATCGTCGCTGCATTAATGGTACCTGGAAGTGACGTGACGATTGAAAACGTAGGAATTAATCCAACTCGTTCAGGACTTATTGATGTCATTCAGGCAATGAGAGGGAATCTGACTTTGACGAATGAGCGTTACTTTGGAAAAGAGCTCGTTGCCGATATTCGTGTGAAATATACAAAGGATTTAGTTTCAACGACGATTGAAGGTAATTTAATTCCTCGATTAATTGATGAAATTCCTATTTTAGCTTTACTTGCTACTCGTGCCAATGGAATCACCGTCATTAAAAATGCTGAAGAATTAAAAGTTAAAGAAACAAATCGCATCGATGTGACGGTTGAACAGTTAAAGGCGATTGGAGCTAATATAAAAAGTACATCTGATGGGATGATTATTACTGGAACTCCTATGGGTACTTTTAAAGCCGCGCCAGTTGCTAGTTATAAAGATCATCGGATTGCCATGATGTTGTGTGTTGCATCTTTATTAATCGATGAACCATTATTGATTAAAGATGTTGAAGCCATGGCCATTTCGTATCCAGAATTTTTAGATCACTTAAATCATTTATTAGATAAAGTATCTTAA
- a CDS encoding glucose-1-phosphate adenylyltransferase family protein has protein sequence MKTLAMILAGGRGSRLDILSLGRAKPSVPFAGKFRIIDFVLSNCSNSEIYDIGILTQYLPLSLNEHIGLGQAWDFDRKNTGVTLLQPCEGHSSDQWYTGTADAILQNISFIKRKNPDNVLILSGDHIYKMDYRPLIQQHIQTGADVTVCAQEVEWEDASRFGILTDDENGRIIEFAEKPAEPKSNLASMGIYVFKTDVLINTLQYLKKVGLDFGNDVIPHLISYGNVYSYRFKDYWKDVGTYESYLEANLELTTTVDKIRLDMYDKDWIIHTKSEEKPTAKFGSKAQVCQSLISNGSIIAGSVTKCVISPGVHIHPNAIVRNSIIMNDTIIEEGCVIDGAIIDKDCVIKKGSIIGRGTVVCANQDNPKVLSSGLNVIGKGVQIPEGTIIERNVRIFPHVCESDFNDQIISCGSTVYPAKGA, from the coding sequence ATGAAAACTTTAGCTATGATTTTAGCAGGTGGACGTGGATCACGACTTGATATTTTATCGCTAGGAAGAGCAAAACCAAGTGTTCCATTTGCGGGGAAATTTAGAATTATAGATTTCGTATTGAGCAACTGTTCAAATTCGGAAATATACGATATTGGGATTTTAACTCAATATTTACCATTATCATTAAATGAGCATATTGGTTTAGGTCAAGCTTGGGATTTTGATCGTAAAAACACAGGAGTTACATTATTACAGCCATGCGAAGGTCACTCATCTGATCAATGGTATACAGGAACAGCGGATGCAATCTTACAAAACATTAGCTTTATTAAACGTAAAAATCCAGATAATGTTTTAATTTTATCAGGAGATCATATTTATAAAATGGATTATCGTCCACTTATTCAACAACATATTCAAACGGGTGCAGATGTAACCGTTTGCGCTCAAGAAGTAGAGTGGGAAGATGCGTCACGATTTGGAATTTTAACAGATGATGAAAATGGACGTATTATCGAGTTTGCTGAGAAACCAGCAGAACCAAAAAGCAATTTAGCATCAATGGGGATTTATGTATTTAAAACAGATGTATTAATTAATACATTACAATACTTGAAAAAAGTAGGATTAGATTTTGGAAATGATGTCATTCCTCACTTAATTTCATACGGAAATGTTTATTCTTATCGCTTCAAAGATTACTGGAAAGATGTTGGGACATATGAATCATACTTAGAAGCTAACTTAGAGTTAACAACAACGGTCGACAAAATTCGATTAGATATGTATGATAAAGACTGGATTATTCATACGAAAAGTGAAGAAAAACCAACTGCTAAATTTGGTTCAAAAGCTCAAGTATGCCAAAGTTTAATTTCTAACGGTTCAATTATTGCAGGATCTGTCACAAAGTGTGTGATTAGCCCAGGTGTTCATATTCATCCAAATGCAATTGTCCGTAATAGTATTATTATGAATGATACAATTATTGAAGAGGGATGTGTCATTGATGGTGCTATTATTGATAAAGATTGTGTGATTAAAAAAGGAAGTATTATCGGGCGTGGTACAGTCGTTTGTGCAAACCAAGATAATCCAAAAGTCTTATCAAGTGGACTAAATGTGATTGGAAAAGGTGTGCAAATTCCAGAGGGAACAATTATTGAACGTAATGTCCGAATTTTTCCACACGTTTGTGAATCCGACTTTAATGATCAAATTATTTCATGTGGTAGCACGGTGTATCCTGCGAAGGGGGCCTAG
- a CDS encoding ISL3 family transposase, translating to MSHSYFTRKLLNIKDKQITFEEDYFEEVKLHGVTSFIFKGILSYQPTHCEHCGTLFDSKFKKHGFKTSRIVIPKVSLHDTYLVLKKQRYYCGHCQSTFTLKTSIVEKNCFISYHTKHAIALEAQNKISESDISRRHQVSHSTVNRIIHSFYESQNLNFNFLPENLCFDEFKSVKSAQGHMSFIFCDADTKQIIDIIEDRRLSSLQTYFKRYTQEARSRVKHIVIDMYAPYISLIKELFPQAKIVLDPFHLVQHISRALNKTRIRFMKQFKKHSRKFKRYWRLFLKSHTLINTTTYRSVYCFKQPMREIDILNFLLDLSPELKATYDLYQDLLFALQTKNLERFHHLLQAKYPLISPEFQTAFQTFKTYQSYIENTLTTSYTNGPIEGINNKIKVIKRIAFGYRSFYHFKSRILITQNLTKPKVKILAA from the coding sequence ATGTCTCACTCCTATTTTACTAGAAAACTCTTAAATATTAAAGACAAACAGATCACCTTTGAAGAAGATTATTTTGAAGAGGTGAAGCTTCATGGTGTGACTAGCTTCATTTTTAAAGGCATTTTATCTTATCAACCCACTCATTGCGAACACTGTGGGACACTATTTGATTCAAAGTTCAAAAAACATGGGTTTAAAACCTCTCGAATTGTCATTCCTAAAGTTTCACTCCATGATACTTATTTAGTTTTAAAGAAACAACGTTACTACTGTGGGCATTGCCAATCTACCTTCACTCTAAAAACATCGATTGTTGAAAAGAACTGCTTCATTTCTTACCACACCAAACATGCCATTGCGTTAGAAGCACAAAATAAAATCTCGGAGTCAGATATTTCCCGTCGTCATCAAGTCTCTCATTCAACTGTGAATCGCATCATCCATAGCTTTTATGAGTCACAAAACTTAAACTTTAATTTTTTGCCTGAAAACCTTTGTTTTGATGAGTTTAAATCCGTTAAATCTGCCCAGGGGCATATGTCCTTTATCTTTTGCGATGCCGATACGAAACAAATCATTGATATCATTGAAGATCGACGTTTAAGTTCCCTTCAAACCTATTTTAAACGATATACCCAAGAAGCACGTTCTCGTGTCAAACATATTGTCATTGATATGTACGCCCCTTATATCAGCTTAATTAAGGAGCTTTTTCCTCAGGCCAAAATTGTCCTCGATCCATTCCATCTCGTTCAACATATTTCTCGTGCGTTAAATAAAACAAGGATTCGATTCATGAAACAATTCAAAAAACACAGTCGTAAATTTAAACGTTACTGGCGCTTATTCTTAAAGTCCCACACGTTAATTAATACCACCACTTATCGCTCCGTTTACTGTTTCAAACAACCGATGCGAGAAATTGATATCCTAAACTTTTTACTTGATTTATCTCCTGAATTAAAAGCAACCTATGATCTTTATCAAGACTTACTCTTCGCTCTTCAAACCAAAAACTTAGAGCGATTCCATCACTTACTTCAAGCTAAATATCCTCTGATTTCTCCTGAATTCCAAACCGCTTTTCAAACGTTTAAAACGTACCAGTCTTATATTGAAAACACACTGACCACTTCGTATACCAATGGTCCCATTGAAGGGATTAACAATAAAATTAAGGTCATTAAACGAATCGCTTTTGGCTATCGTAGTTTCTACCATTTTAAATCAAGAATTCTTATCACTCAAAACCTAACCAAACCCAAAGTAAAAATCCTAGCAGCTTAG
- the folE gene encoding GTP cyclohydrolase I FolE yields the protein MSIDKNKIETAVRMILEAVGENPDREGLSDTPARVARMYEEVFRGLQEDPAKHLQVYFSEEYDQYVLVQDIVFHSMCEHHLLPFFGKVHVAYYPANNEVVGLSKIARVTDVISRRPQLQERMGKQIGDTISSAINSKGVMVVIEAEHMCMVMRGIKKTGAVTKTIYSTGIFKEDLAMRQEVLNLIKG from the coding sequence ATGTCAATCGATAAAAATAAAATTGAAACAGCAGTCAGAATGATTTTAGAAGCTGTTGGAGAGAATCCCGATCGTGAAGGATTATCTGATACACCTGCTCGTGTAGCACGTATGTATGAAGAAGTGTTTAGAGGTTTACAAGAAGACCCGGCTAAACATTTACAGGTCTATTTTAGTGAAGAATATGATCAGTATGTACTAGTGCAAGATATCGTGTTTCACTCGATGTGTGAACATCACTTACTTCCTTTTTTCGGGAAAGTTCATGTCGCATATTATCCAGCTAATAATGAAGTAGTCGGATTAAGTAAAATAGCACGAGTGACTGATGTTATTTCGCGTCGACCACAACTTCAAGAACGTATGGGAAAACAAATTGGTGATACGATTTCAAGCGCTATTAACTCTAAAGGAGTAATGGTTGTGATTGAGGCTGAGCATATGTGCATGGTGATGCGAGGAATTAAAAAAACTGGAGCCGTAACAAAAACAATTTATAGTACAGGAATTTTTAAAGAAGATTTAGCCATGCGCCAAGAAGTTTTAAATTTAATTAAAGGATAG
- the aroC gene encoding chorismate synthase: MRYLSSGESHGPQLTAIIEGVPAGLALTAEMINEELAIRQQGYGRGDRMKIETDQVQITSGVRHGITLGSPITLVIKNKDNKNWGQVMAIEPVTDCDYEIKKVPRPGHADLVGAMKYGHRDLRNVLERSSARETAIRVAVGAVAKQILKALDIEVISHVLQIGKVNVSNYPDTIALIKENLTHSPVRCVDESISIQMCQHIDEAKQKGDSVGGIVQVIAENVPVGLGSYVQFDRKLDAKLAAAFMGVQSVKGVYFGDAMMASSEFGSQVHDQIVYDQQFTRMSNHYGGFEGGMTNGMPIVIQAMIKPIPTLYQPLNSVHIETKEVCESMIERSDSCVVPAAGVVLESVLAYELAKEILEEFQSNQMSNLIEAVGQYRQEMKRF, encoded by the coding sequence ATGCGTTATTTAAGTAGTGGAGAATCGCATGGTCCACAATTAACGGCCATTATTGAGGGGGTACCTGCCGGTCTTGCTTTAACAGCGGAAATGATTAATGAGGAATTAGCGATTCGTCAACAAGGATATGGTCGTGGTGATCGAATGAAGATTGAAACTGATCAAGTTCAAATCACTAGTGGTGTACGCCACGGAATCACGTTAGGTTCTCCCATTACCTTAGTCATTAAGAATAAAGATAATAAAAACTGGGGACAGGTCATGGCGATTGAACCAGTGACGGATTGTGATTATGAGATAAAAAAAGTTCCAAGACCAGGACATGCTGATTTAGTCGGTGCGATGAAGTATGGTCATCGTGATTTAAGGAATGTATTAGAACGCTCATCAGCGCGTGAAACAGCTATTCGTGTAGCCGTTGGGGCAGTAGCTAAGCAAATTTTAAAAGCACTAGATATAGAAGTCATTTCTCATGTTTTACAAATCGGTAAAGTAAACGTATCCAATTATCCTGATACGATCGCTTTGATTAAAGAAAATCTCACTCATTCTCCTGTTCGTTGCGTTGATGAATCTATTTCTATTCAAATGTGCCAACATATTGACGAGGCCAAGCAAAAGGGAGATTCAGTCGGTGGAATTGTTCAAGTCATTGCTGAAAATGTACCAGTTGGTTTAGGAAGTTATGTTCAATTTGATCGTAAGTTAGACGCTAAACTTGCAGCCGCTTTTATGGGGGTCCAGTCGGTTAAGGGCGTTTATTTTGGTGATGCGATGATGGCAAGTTCTGAGTTTGGAAGTCAGGTTCATGATCAAATTGTTTATGATCAACAGTTTACCCGAATGAGTAATCATTATGGAGGTTTTGAAGGGGGAATGACTAATGGAATGCCGATTGTTATTCAGGCGATGATTAAGCCGATTCCAACGTTATATCAACCATTAAATTCTGTTCATATTGAAACAAAAGAGGTCTGTGAAAGTATGATTGAACGTTCAGATAGCTGTGTGGTTCCTGCTGCTGGAGTGGTACTAGAATCAGTGCTAGCCTATGAATTAGCGAAAGAAATTTTAGAAGAATTTCAATCGAATCAAATGTCTAACTTAATTGAAGCAGTCGGGCAGTATCGTCAAGAGATGAAGAGATTTTAA
- the yjcZ gene encoding sporulation protein YjcZ, giving the protein MFGNNCSFILVLFILLVIIACCCGNGFGAC; this is encoded by the coding sequence ATGTTTGGAAATAATTGTTCATTCATTCTAGTATTATTTATCTTATTAGTAATCATCGCATGTTGCTGTGGAAATGGCTTCGGAGCATGCTAA
- the nifJ gene encoding pyruvate:ferredoxin (flavodoxin) oxidoreductase, whose product MSKVFQSMDGCQAAAHVAYAFTEVAGIYPITPSTPMAEYTDLWASQGKKNLFGAPVKLVEMQSEAGAAGTVHGSLQAGALTTTYTASQGLLLKVPNMYKIAGELLPGVIHVSARSIAAQSLSIFGDHQDIYAARQTGFAMLATSSVQEVMDLGGVAHLAAIKSSIPFLHFFDGFRTSHEIQKVEVMDYEHLGKLLDYDKVREFRARAINPNHPVTRGSAQNDDVYFQAREVSNKYYDAVPKIVADYMDEITKITGREYKPFMYYGAEDATDIIVAMGSITETIKETVDYLIQNEGRKIGVITVHLYRPFSSEYFFNVLPSTVERIAVLDRTKEPGADSEPLCLDVRSIFHGRENSPRIVGGRFGLSSKDTTPSHIIAVYDNLAGDMKHDFTVGIVDDVTFKSLPVNKEVMVLNDDVTEALFFGLGSDGTIGANKNTIKIIGENTDLYAQAYFAYDSKKSGGLTRSNLRFGKDVIRAPYLVSTPNFVSCSTDSYIGKYDMISGLRQGGTFLLNTVHTAEEVISHMPNSFKKQLAEKNAKLYIIDAVTLAKEIGLGRRTNTIMQSAFFKLNEQIMPYERAQELMKKYVEKLYSRKGEAIIAMNFAAIDKGAEGLTEVAVDPAWANLPEEEVQVDETRPHFVETIADVINRSEGDSLPVSAFVDYADGTMPNGTAAYEKRGIANFVPKWIEENCIQCNQCAYVCPHAVIRPFLVTETEKEQAPEGTRTLKAIGKGLDGLEYRIQVSTLDCTGCEVCAHICPGKKGNKALVMVPISEEVEEGQVERAEYFFNKVTYKDDLMPKTTVKGSQFAQPLFEFSGACAGCGETPYISLLTRLFGDRMTIANATGCSSIYGGSFPATPYTTNAEGKGPAWANSLFEDNAEFGFGMHIAAETLRNRIGIVMEENMETVDAELAGLFTKWLENRHSGELTKALAPQLEVAIANSDNNNVKEILDLKDYIVKQSNWIIGGDGWAYDIGYGGLDHVIANNEDVNILVLDTEVYSNTGGQSSKSSRAASIAKFTAAGKTGKKKDLAAIAMSYGHVYVAQVSHGANQAQVIKALMEAEKHEGPSIVIAYSPCIAHGIKGGLANSMSQAKLATECGYWPTYRFDPKLLEVGKNPLQMDSKAPNWDKYKDFLMSEARYAQVTKINPEQAEELLEANRRDAQRRFRQLQRMAALDFSDEVEVVEENELA is encoded by the coding sequence ATGTCTAAAGTATTCCAATCAATGGACGGATGTCAAGCAGCAGCACACGTGGCTTATGCATTTACAGAAGTAGCGGGGATTTATCCAATTACCCCATCAACACCAATGGCAGAATATACAGATTTATGGGCATCACAAGGTAAGAAAAACTTATTTGGTGCACCTGTAAAATTAGTTGAGATGCAATCAGAGGCAGGAGCTGCTGGAACAGTACACGGTTCTTTACAAGCAGGTGCATTAACGACAACGTATACAGCATCACAGGGGTTATTATTAAAAGTTCCAAATATGTATAAAATTGCAGGTGAATTATTACCGGGAGTTATTCACGTTTCTGCACGTTCTATCGCTGCACAATCATTATCAATTTTCGGGGATCACCAAGATATTTATGCAGCTCGTCAAACAGGATTTGCGATGTTAGCAACGAGCTCAGTTCAAGAAGTTATGGACTTAGGTGGGGTAGCTCACTTAGCAGCGATTAAATCAAGCATTCCATTCTTACACTTCTTTGATGGATTCCGTACATCACATGAAATTCAAAAAGTTGAAGTCATGGATTATGAGCACTTAGGAAAATTATTAGATTACGATAAAGTGCGTGAGTTCCGTGCACGTGCCATTAATCCAAATCATCCAGTGACTCGTGGTTCAGCACAAAATGATGATGTTTACTTCCAAGCGCGTGAAGTTTCAAATAAATATTATGACGCAGTTCCTAAAATCGTTGCTGATTACATGGACGAAATCACAAAGATTACAGGACGCGAATATAAACCATTTATGTATTATGGGGCAGAAGATGCAACAGATATTATCGTTGCTATGGGGTCAATTACAGAAACAATTAAAGAAACAGTGGATTACTTAATTCAAAATGAAGGACGTAAAATCGGGGTTATTACGGTTCATTTATATCGTCCATTTAGTTCAGAGTACTTCTTTAATGTTTTACCATCAACAGTAGAGCGTATTGCAGTATTAGATCGTACAAAAGAACCAGGGGCAGATAGTGAACCATTATGTTTAGATGTGCGTTCAATTTTCCATGGACGTGAAAACTCACCACGTATCGTAGGTGGACGTTTCGGATTATCATCTAAAGATACAACACCATCACACATCATTGCCGTATACGATAACTTAGCAGGAGATATGAAACATGACTTTACTGTAGGAATCGTTGATGACGTGACATTTAAATCATTACCAGTCAATAAAGAAGTCATGGTATTAAATGATGATGTAACAGAGGCATTATTCTTCGGATTAGGATCTGATGGAACAATCGGTGCCAATAAAAATACAATTAAAATCATTGGTGAAAATACAGATTTATATGCACAAGCTTACTTCGCATATGATTCTAAAAAATCTGGTGGATTAACACGTTCTAACTTACGTTTTGGTAAAGATGTCATTCGTGCGCCATATTTAGTATCAACACCAAACTTCGTTTCATGTTCAACGGATTCATATATTGGAAAATACGATATGATCAGTGGATTACGTCAAGGTGGAACGTTCTTATTAAATACAGTTCATACAGCAGAAGAAGTTATTAGTCATATGCCAAATAGCTTCAAAAAACAATTAGCAGAGAAAAATGCTAAATTATATATTATCGATGCCGTTACATTAGCTAAAGAAATCGGATTAGGACGTCGTACAAATACGATTATGCAATCCGCATTCTTTAAATTAAATGAGCAAATCATGCCATACGAACGTGCTCAAGAATTGATGAAAAAATACGTTGAGAAATTATATTCTCGTAAAGGTGAAGCAATCATCGCAATGAACTTCGCAGCGATTGATAAAGGTGCTGAAGGATTAACTGAAGTAGCAGTTGATCCAGCATGGGCAAACTTACCAGAAGAAGAAGTACAAGTGGATGAAACACGTCCTCATTTCGTTGAAACAATTGCTGATGTCATTAATCGTAGTGAAGGTGATTCATTACCAGTTTCAGCATTCGTTGATTATGCAGATGGAACAATGCCAAATGGGACAGCTGCATATGAAAAACGTGGAATTGCTAACTTCGTTCCAAAATGGATTGAAGAAAACTGTATTCAATGTAACCAATGTGCTTACGTATGTCCTCATGCAGTTATTCGTCCATTCTTAGTAACTGAAACTGAGAAAGAACAAGCTCCAGAAGGAACACGTACATTAAAAGCAATTGGTAAGGGATTAGATGGATTAGAGTATCGCATCCAAGTATCAACATTAGACTGTACAGGATGTGAAGTATGTGCTCATATCTGTCCAGGTAAAAAAGGAAATAAAGCCTTAGTCATGGTACCAATTTCTGAGGAAGTTGAAGAGGGACAAGTTGAACGTGCAGAATACTTCTTCAATAAAGTAACATATAAAGATGATTTAATGCCTAAAACAACAGTTAAAGGTTCACAATTTGCTCAACCATTATTCGAATTCTCAGGAGCATGTGCAGGATGTGGAGAAACTCCATATATCTCATTATTAACTCGTTTATTCGGAGATCGTATGACAATTGCAAATGCCACTGGATGTTCTTCAATTTATGGTGGATCATTCCCAGCGACACCATATACAACAAATGCCGAAGGAAAAGGACCAGCATGGGCAAACTCATTATTTGAAGATAATGCAGAGTTTGGATTTGGTATGCATATTGCAGCTGAAACATTACGTAACCGTATTGGAATCGTAATGGAAGAAAATATGGAGACAGTTGATGCTGAATTAGCTGGATTATTTACTAAATGGTTAGAAAACCGTCATAGTGGAGAATTAACAAAAGCTTTAGCGCCACAATTAGAAGTTGCTATTGCAAACTCAGATAATAATAACGTTAAAGAAATCTTAGACTTAAAAGATTACATTGTTAAACAATCAAACTGGATCATCGGTGGTGACGGATGGGCATATGACATCGGTTACGGTGGATTAGACCATGTTATTGCTAACAATGAAGATGTTAACATCTTAGTATTAGATACTGAGGTTTACTCAAATACAGGTGGACAATCTTCTAAATCTTCACGTGCTGCATCAATCGCTAAGTTTACAGCAGCAGGAAAAACTGGTAAGAAGAAAGACTTAGCTGCCATTGCGATGTCTTATGGACACGTTTATGTTGCTCAAGTTTCTCATGGAGCAAATCAAGCACAAGTTATTAAAGCTTTAATGGAAGCTGAAAAACATGAAGGTCCATCAATTGTCATTGCTTATTCACCATGTATTGCTCACGGAATCAAAGGTGGATTAGCTAACTCAATGAGCCAAGCTAAATTAGCAACTGAGTGCGGATATTGGCCAACATATCGCTTCGATCCAAAATTATTAGAAGTAGGTAAAAACCCATTACAAATGGATTCTAAAGCACCAAACTGGGATAAATATAAAGACTTCTTAATGAGTGAAGCTCGTTATGCTCAAGTTACAAAAATTAACCCAGAGCAAGCTGAAGAGTTATTAGAAGCGAACCGTCGTGATGCACAACGTCGTTTCCGCCAATTACAACGTATGGCTGCATTAGATTTCTCTGATGAAGTTGAAGTTGTAGAAGAAAACGAATTAGCATAA
- a CDS encoding glycogen synthase, translating to MKIAFVASEVYPFIKTGGLADVAYALPKALVKQGHDVRVILPGYKQIPEGLLKNAYWVTNVDVMGKLFWINCVELEGVKYYLMFEPLFSNRHSIYECEDRDYQFAMFCEITLRLLKNINFQPDIIHANDWQTGLIPFFMDQRYYADPFYYKTRTVYTIHNLRFQGQFTSHAVRHLGYRFDDININYMQLGIQYANKVTTVSETYAKEILTDFYGENLNHILKMREADLSGIVNGIDVDLFDPEVDTALASPYTIETLTLKGKNKEELQRRFGLEVNRDIPLIGVVTRLDSQKGLDLITHILEELLIYNHVQFFLLGSGEAKYEQYFQWIRDKYPKQVGIYLGYNGQLANLVYGASDMFLMPSLYEPCGLSQLISLRYGAVPIVRETGGLNDTVHAYNEETGEGNGFSFTNYNAHDMLYTIRRALNYYHEKPEIWQQLMTTGMMGDYSWESSAHRYVELYQSMFK from the coding sequence ATGAAAATTGCGTTTGTTGCATCTGAAGTTTATCCATTCATTAAAACAGGAGGGCTAGCTGATGTTGCTTATGCCCTTCCAAAAGCATTAGTTAAGCAAGGTCATGACGTTCGTGTTATTTTACCAGGATACAAGCAAATTCCAGAAGGATTATTAAAAAATGCCTACTGGGTCACAAATGTAGATGTCATGGGAAAACTTTTTTGGATTAACTGTGTGGAATTAGAAGGTGTTAAATATTATTTAATGTTTGAACCTCTTTTTTCTAATCGTCATTCTATTTATGAATGCGAAGATCGGGATTATCAATTTGCAATGTTTTGTGAGATTACGCTTCGATTACTTAAAAATATTAATTTCCAACCGGATATTATTCATGCAAATGATTGGCAAACAGGCTTAATTCCATTCTTTATGGATCAACGCTATTATGCAGATCCATTTTATTACAAAACAAGAACCGTTTATACGATTCATAATTTAAGATTCCAAGGACAGTTTACTTCTCATGCGGTTCGACATTTAGGTTATCGATTTGATGATATAAATATAAATTATATGCAACTAGGAATTCAGTATGCGAATAAAGTAACGACAGTTAGTGAGACATATGCAAAAGAAATTTTAACAGATTTTTATGGGGAAAATTTAAATCATATTTTAAAAATGCGTGAGGCTGATTTAAGTGGAATTGTAAATGGAATTGACGTTGATCTTTTTGATCCGGAGGTTGATACAGCACTTGCTTCTCCTTATACGATTGAGACATTAACGCTAAAAGGTAAAAATAAAGAAGAATTACAGCGTCGCTTTGGGTTAGAGGTTAATCGTGACATTCCATTAATTGGCGTTGTTACACGATTAGACTCACAAAAAGGGTTAGATTTAATTACTCACATTTTAGAAGAGTTGTTGATTTATAATCATGTTCAATTCTTTTTACTTGGATCAGGTGAAGCTAAATATGAGCAATACTTCCAGTGGATTCGTGATAAGTATCCAAAACAAGTAGGCATTTATCTAGGATACAATGGTCAGCTTGCTAACCTTGTATATGGTGCAAGTGATATGTTCTTAATGCCGTCCTTATATGAACCTTGCGGATTATCACAATTAATTTCACTTCGCTATGGAGCGGTTCCAATTGTACGTGAAACAGGGGGATTAAATGATACGGTTCATGCGTACAATGAAGAAACAGGTGAAGGAAATGGATTTAGTTTTACAAACTACAACGCTCATGACATGTTATATACCATTCGTCGAGCATTAAATTATTATCATGAGAAGCCTGAGATTTGGCAACAGTTAATGACGACAGGAATGATGGGGGATTATTCATGGGAATCATCAGCTCATCGTTACGTCGAGTTATATCAGTCCATGTTTAAATAA